A section of the Arcobacter roscoffensis genome encodes:
- a CDS encoding UDP-N-acetylglucosamine--N-acetylmuramyl-(pentapeptide) pyrophosphoryl-undecaprenol N-acetylglucosamine transferase codes for MSKYIVVTGGGTGGHLKVADAFIEELYQKGFNIIFIGSTNGQDKLWFENDNRIDKKVFLDTKGVVNKKGIGKFLSLFNILKKTFYCLGIYYKYNISKVISVGGFSAASATFASIFKPFCKLFIHEQNSKMGKLNEITSKFASTVYSSFHDFSPIKDYPVSHEFFHKARIRDEVKTIAFFGGSQGAIAINDFALKLTPLLINRGIKVIHQTGKNDYKRVKEFYEKNDLNVDVFDFTRDIISKMNEADFVISRAGASTLWEMCANNLPAYFVPYKYAAANHQYFNAKDLESKKMAYICNEDDLNEKEFLKVLNDIDIKEISKRLKYSIKPNAVENIVKDIIQK; via the coding sequence ATGAGTAAATATATAGTGGTTACAGGAGGTGGTACTGGAGGTCACCTAAAAGTAGCAGATGCTTTTATTGAAGAACTTTATCAAAAAGGTTTCAATATTATATTTATTGGTTCAACAAATGGACAAGATAAACTTTGGTTTGAGAATGATAATAGAATAGATAAGAAAGTATTTTTAGATACAAAAGGTGTTGTAAATAAAAAAGGTATAGGAAAATTTTTATCTTTATTTAATATCTTAAAAAAGACATTTTATTGTTTAGGAATTTATTATAAATATAATATTTCAAAAGTTATATCTGTAGGTGGTTTTTCAGCTGCATCTGCTACTTTTGCTTCAATTTTTAAACCTTTTTGCAAACTTTTTATTCATGAACAAAATTCTAAAATGGGTAAATTAAATGAAATAACTTCAAAATTTGCAAGTACTGTTTATTCTTCTTTTCATGATTTCTCACCAATAAAAGATTATCCAGTATCTCATGAATTTTTTCATAAAGCAAGAATTAGAGATGAAGTTAAAACTATTGCATTTTTTGGTGGTTCTCAAGGTGCTATTGCAATAAATGACTTCGCCTTAAAATTAACACCCTTATTAATTAACAGAGGAATAAAAGTAATTCATCAAACTGGTAAAAATGATTACAAAAGAGTAAAAGAGTTTTATGAAAAAAATGATTTGAATGTAGATGTTTTTGATTTTACTAGAGATATAATTTCAAAAATGAATGAAGCAGATTTTGTAATAAGTAGAGCAGGGGCTTCAACACTTTGGGAAATGTGTGCTAATAATCTTCCTGCATACTTTGTACCTTATAAATATGCAGCTGCAAATCATCAATATTTTAATGCAAAGGATTTAGAATCTAAAAAAATGGCTTACATTTGTAATGAAGATGATTTAAATGAAAAAGAGTTTTTAAAAGTTCTAAATGACATAGATATAAAAGAGATAAGCAAAAGACTTAAATATTCAATTAAGCCTAATGCTGTGGAAAATATTGTTAAAGATATTATACAAAAATAG
- a CDS encoding FtsW/RodA/SpoVE family cell cycle protein, whose translation MYSNKINIKSRQKKINNVNADYPLFILVSLLIVTSIVFSYSLTIYTVEYYGYNQFHFFIRQAFVGVIGILLMWGCSLIDPDKLINKVGMTLFISFFILMAIMPILPASMVTASGGANRWIRLPGFSLSPVEFFKIGFIYFLSWSFHRKVIDQPRKIGLKDEALLLAPYFLTFFIVVFIVAFLQKDLGQVVLLGVILVVLLIFANRSFKIFVVLGGVALMGLIGLILAAPHRIQRIYSWWAMVQDGILSVMPSWAEKYLRIDELPEPYQVSHSLNAMHNGGFFGQGISNGDLKLGFLSEVHTDFVLAGMTEEIGLVGLLILVTLMFIIVWRIFKISRRVRNPIYHLFTLGVALMIIIAFLINSYGISGMIPIKGIAVPFLSYGGSSMLAICLAMGLVLSISRVVEKEDIKKRKVKNK comes from the coding sequence ATGTATTCTAACAAAATAAATATTAAATCACGACAAAAAAAAATTAATAATGTTAATGCAGATTATCCACTTTTCATTTTAGTGTCTTTATTGATTGTTACAAGTATTGTATTTTCATATTCTTTGACTATTTATACAGTTGAGTATTATGGATATAATCAATTTCATTTTTTTATTAGGCAAGCATTTGTAGGAGTTATTGGAATTTTATTAATGTGGGGATGCTCATTAATAGACCCTGATAAATTAATCAATAAAGTTGGTATGACACTATTCATAAGTTTTTTTATTTTAATGGCTATAATGCCAATTTTGCCAGCTTCCATGGTAACAGCATCTGGTGGAGCTAATAGATGGATAAGATTACCTGGATTTTCTCTATCTCCTGTAGAGTTTTTTAAAATTGGTTTTATATACTTTTTGTCATGGTCTTTTCATAGAAAAGTAATAGATCAACCAAGAAAGATAGGATTAAAAGATGAAGCTTTACTTTTAGCTCCTTATTTTTTAACATTTTTCATTGTTGTGTTTATAGTTGCTTTTCTACAAAAAGACTTAGGACAAGTTGTTTTACTTGGAGTTATATTAGTTGTTCTTCTTATCTTTGCTAATAGATCTTTTAAAATTTTTGTAGTTTTAGGTGGAGTTGCATTGATGGGACTTATTGGACTTATATTAGCTGCACCCCATCGAATCCAAAGGATTTATTCTTGGTGGGCAATGGTACAAGATGGTATTTTATCTGTAATGCCTTCTTGGGCAGAGAAGTATTTACGAATTGATGAATTACCAGAACCATATCAAGTGTCTCACTCATTAAATGCTATGCATAATGGTGGATTTTTTGGTCAAGGTATATCTAATGGTGATTTGAAACTTGGTTTTTTATCTGAGGTTCACACAGACTTCGTATTAGCTGGAATGACTGAAGAGATAGGATTAGTAGGTTTACTTATATTGGTGACCTTAATGTTTATTATTGTTTGGAGAATTTTTAAAATAAGTAGACGTGTAAGAAATCCAATTTATCATTTATTTACTTTAGGTGTTGCACTTATGATTATAATTGCATTTTTGATTAATTCTTATGGAATTTCAGGAATGATTCCAATTAAAGGTATTGCTGTTCCTTTCCTTTCCTATGGAGGTTCATCAATGCTTGCTATTTGTTTAGCTATGGGGCTTGTTTTGTCAATTAGTAGAGTTGTTGAAAAAGAAGATATTAAAAAAAGAAAGGTAAAAAATAAATGA
- a CDS encoding peptidoglycan D,D-transpeptidase FtsI family protein produces MSSNNTEKINKTKKIAILFMLIFFFLLILLISVSKTISDYRRLPTLQSEKKELSVRGDIISADNFKIASSKKLYKASVDTRHLAKDKKELFLQLFSIYSGIPYTKLKLKLENDKTPGYLVLSYNIDSRTAKNLKELAFKLRKLDVFVSRKVRGGKVLRGLSIVESGEKRLFSYEDTLTPVIGYVRKYESEKGKTRVKGIKGLERSYNKVLNESKDGILKGNRDVLSYISFDNNSVIRKRIDGATLKLNIPLKLQKNIELTLDLHKEKLSADEIIVSVVESKTGKVLTLASSNRFNPENIKQSDIPSLNVNAIEYQFEPGSILKPISIALVMDKGRIKKDELLFAHNTKGKPNKKGEYPKGRYKLGKYTIKDDHRFKKHYLSLDDIMIFSSNIGTLKYAQRLTGPEFYNGLKKFGITKETGIDLPYEREGVMPKVWQFAAGDDKGEDNVFKATVSYGQGMTSTFMQMIKAYTVFQNDGFMITPRIVDYLSHDGNKYKPYNKEPEKVISKKTANEIKRLLIKTVEEGTGRSAQIDGLTVAGKTGTAQIARRGKYLKKYISSFFGFVEDGNNAYTIGVTVINPNSTGRYWYYYYASQSAVPVFKEVTKNLIKLNYLTPKNDIISDKK; encoded by the coding sequence ATGTCTTCAAACAATACCGAAAAAATTAATAAAACAAAAAAAATTGCAATTTTATTTATGCTAATCTTTTTCTTTTTATTAATACTTCTAATATCAGTATCAAAAACGATTTCTGACTATAGAAGATTACCAACTTTACAAAGTGAAAAAAAAGAATTATCTGTAAGAGGAGATATAATAAGTGCTGACAATTTTAAAATTGCTTCATCAAAAAAATTATATAAAGCATCAGTTGATACTAGGCACTTAGCAAAAGATAAAAAAGAACTTTTTTTACAATTATTCTCAATTTATAGTGGAATACCATATACAAAATTAAAATTAAAATTAGAAAATGACAAAACACCTGGTTATTTAGTTTTATCATATAATATTGATTCAAGAACAGCTAAAAACTTAAAGGAATTAGCTTTTAAGTTAAGAAAACTTGATGTATTTGTTTCAAGAAAAGTAAGAGGTGGAAAAGTTTTAAGAGGACTTAGTATTGTAGAAAGTGGAGAAAAAAGACTTTTTTCATATGAGGATACCTTAACACCAGTAATTGGTTACGTAAGAAAATATGAGAGTGAAAAAGGTAAAACAAGAGTTAAAGGAATAAAAGGCCTTGAAAGAAGTTATAACAAAGTATTAAATGAATCAAAAGATGGAATATTAAAAGGTAATAGAGATGTACTTTCATATATATCCTTTGATAATAATTCAGTTATTAGAAAAAGAATAGATGGAGCAACATTAAAATTAAATATTCCCTTAAAACTTCAAAAAAATATTGAATTAACCCTTGATTTACATAAGGAAAAGTTAAGTGCTGATGAAATAATTGTATCTGTAGTTGAAAGTAAAACAGGAAAAGTTTTAACTCTTGCTTCATCAAATAGATTTAATCCAGAAAATATCAAACAAAGTGATATTCCCTCATTAAATGTAAATGCCATTGAATACCAATTTGAACCAGGTTCAATTTTAAAACCCATATCAATAGCACTTGTAATGGATAAAGGAAGAATAAAAAAAGATGAACTTCTTTTTGCACATAATACAAAAGGTAAGCCAAATAAAAAAGGTGAATATCCAAAAGGAAGATATAAACTTGGCAAATACACTATTAAAGATGATCACAGGTTTAAAAAACACTATTTAAGCCTTGATGATATTATGATATTTTCATCAAATATCGGTACTTTAAAGTATGCACAAAGATTAACAGGACCTGAGTTTTACAATGGACTTAAAAAATTTGGTATTACAAAGGAAACAGGTATCGATTTACCGTATGAGAGAGAAGGTGTTATGCCAAAAGTTTGGCAATTTGCAGCAGGAGATGACAAAGGAGAAGATAATGTATTTAAAGCAACAGTATCTTATGGTCAAGGAATGACTTCAACATTTATGCAAATGATAAAAGCATATACTGTTTTTCAGAATGATGGATTTATGATTACTCCTAGAATCGTAGATTATTTGAGTCATGATGGGAATAAATATAAACCTTACAATAAAGAACCAGAAAAAGTAATATCTAAAAAAACTGCAAATGAAATTAAAAGACTATTAATAAAAACAGTTGAAGAAGGAACAGGTAGGTCTGCACAAATTGATGGTTTAACAGTTGCGGGGAAAACGGGAACTGCCCAAATAGCAAGAAGAGGTAAATATCTTAAAAAATATATATCATCATTTTTTGGTTTTGTGGAAGATGGAAATAATGCATATACAATTGGCGTTACTGTAATTAATCCTAATTCTACAGGAAGATACTGGTACTATTACTACGCTTCACAATCAGCTGTACCTGTATTTAAAGAGGTAACTAAAAATTTAATTAAATTAAACTATCTTACACCAAAAAACGATATAATTTCAGATAAAAAATAA
- a CDS encoding peptidylprolyl isomerase, translating into MFGFGSKELKKYEYTQEELAKFNYAKVSTENGTIWLKLFNEETPNTVANFATLANDGFYNNLNFHRVIDNFMAQGGCPEGTGTGGPDWAIECETSAEKQVHNKGSLSMAHAGPNTGGSQFFICFVPCPHLDGRHTVFGGIEENDANSFATLDSIHQGDKIVSIEILEIRD; encoded by the coding sequence ATGTTTGGTTTTGGATCAAAAGAACTTAAAAAATATGAATATACACAAGAAGAATTAGCAAAATTTAACTATGCAAAAGTAAGTACTGAAAATGGTACTATTTGGTTAAAATTATTTAATGAAGAGACACCAAATACAGTTGCAAATTTTGCTACATTAGCAAATGATGGTTTTTATAATAATTTAAATTTTCACAGAGTAATTGATAACTTTATGGCACAAGGTGGATGCCCAGAAGGTACTGGTACTGGTGGTCCAGACTGGGCAATAGAGTGTGAAACATCAGCAGAAAAACAAGTACATAACAAAGGAAGCTTATCAATGGCCCATGCAGGACCAAATACAGGTGGAAGTCAATTCTTTATTTGTTTTGTTCCTTGTCCTCATTTAGATGGAAGACATACAGTATTTGGAGGAATTGAAGAAAATGATGCAAATAGTTTTGCAACTCTTGACTCAATCCATCAAGGTGATAAAATTGTTTCTATTGAAATTCTAGAAATAAGAGATTAA